In Vicinamibacteria bacterium, the genomic window TGGTACTGCGAGAGCAACCCCGAGCGGGTCTCGAGTCTCCCGGGCGCGTGCCCGGATGGATCGTCGATGGTCATGAGGAGCGTTCCCATGGCTCACGGTGACCACAACCCCAAGCACGGGGGCATCCTTTTCATGGCGCCCGACGGGTTTCATCACCTCGAAGGTACTCTCGACGACGACGGTACGTTTCGCCTCTATCTCTACGACGACTTCACGCGTCCCATCGATGCCGCTCCCTTCGAGGCTCGAATCGAGACGCAAGAGCTTTCGTCGGCGAGCGGCTCCGATTTCTTGTTGGGCTCGCTCCCTCCCCCGGAGAGCTACCCGGCGGAGGTCGTTCTCCACGTGCGCTTCCCCGGCGCCCACGAAGACGAGGCGCGCTTCGATTTCGTTTTCCAGGGCGACATCGAAGCCGTTAATTTGGCGCTTCCGGAATTTCGCATTCCGGAAACCGCCGATGGCATTTTCGAGGAGATCATGGACCGCGACCGGCGGGTGCGGGAGCTCATCCGTCGAGGAAACTGGCCGGATCTCTACATTCCGGCGCTCGAGGCGAAAGAGCTCGTGCTGGCGTTGAACGAGAAGCAGCCGGAGCGCGTCGGCTTTCCCGCGAAGAAGCTCGTCCGCGCGGCCTGGCTTCTCGATACCTATGGCGACCTGGGGAACCGGATCGAAGTGGAGTCCGCCTATCGGCTGTTCGAGGAGGCGATCCGGGAGCTGGAGGCGGCTCATGCGCATTAATCTGGTTCTTGTCGCGGCATTTCTTGCATCCGGCGGCATCGTCGAGGCCCATGAGGCCAACCCGTCGCGGTACACCTACGGCGAGCACGTGCGTCCCATCTTCCTGCGGCACTGCGGTGAGTGCCATCGTGCCGGGGGCATCGCGCCCATGTCGCTTCTCGACTATCAGGAAGCCGTTCCCTGGGCGAACGCGATCAAGATGCAGCTGCTGCAGCAGACGATGCCTCCGTGGCTTCCCGTCGACGGTATAGGCGCCTTCCGCCACGCGAGAAGTCTCACCGCCGAGGAGATCGATATCGTCATCGACTGGGCGGTCGGCCAGACTCCGCGTGGCGAGGTACCGGCGGACGTCGAGCCCGCGCCCGAAGCCGTGGGCGCGAACGACCCGCATCTGTGGCTGGACCCCGGCACCGACGTCGTGCTCGCAGAGGATGAGTTCGAGAAGACCGAGTGCGTCGTGCTGCCGACGAACCTCGCCGAGTCGCGTCTCGCTACCGCGTTCACCGTTCAGCCCGGCCTTCCCACCGTCGTGCGGAGGGCCGCCGTCTTCCGGGGATCGGCGTGCGAGGGCTCGGCTCCACTCGCGACCTGGCTGCCGGATCAGCGGAGCGTTTCCTATCCCGAGGGAAGCGGCACGCGTCTTGCGGCCGGCGATCGTCTCGCGCTCGAGATTCTCTACGTGAAAGGATGGGCGGACGACGGCAAGAGGCTCACCGACCGGTCACGCCTGGGCGTCACGTTCGCCGCCGAGGTCGAGCCGGCGAAGTCCGTTCGCATCGAGACCAAAAGCTACCAGCTGACCGATTCGTCATCGCTCTTGGCCCTTTACCC contains:
- a CDS encoding heavy metal-binding domain-containing protein, which translates into the protein MSFASVSLFWVILLAQSGAIERESYEVYLCPVHRDEQATSPADCPVCQREMVQRILVPSYSCPMHPHIDEEEEGSCPICKMNLVATTRELQWYCESNPERVSSLPGACPDGSSMVMRSVPMAHGDHNPKHGGILFMAPDGFHHLEGTLDDDGTFRLYLYDDFTRPIDAAPFEARIETQELSSASGSDFLLGSLPPPESYPAEVVLHVRFPGAHEDEARFDFVFQGDIEAVNLALPEFRIPETADGIFEEIMDRDRRVRELIRRGNWPDLYIPALEAKELVLALNEKQPERVGFPAKKLVRAAWLLDTYGDLGNRIEVESAYRLFEEAIRELEAAHAH